In Deltaproteobacteria bacterium, the genomic window TCAAACATGGGCTTGCCTCTTTTGTATTACCGATGACCCTCTTCGCGCCACGCAAAATAGCATATCGATGTCGGTGCAGGCACAGCCCGGGTATTGAAATATGAGTTTGGTACGTGCGGCAATTCTCAGTTTGCCTGCAGCAATTTTCAAATTGCTCCCCGGCGACCAGCAAGCTTCCGTTCTTGCATCCGGCGAGGGCATGCGCGCCCTTGCTCGGAGGGGGCAAGCTGGCCGGACCGTTGCGCTGATCGGGCGGCTCGATCCATCGCAGCAGGTCGCGATCTTGTCTGTGGCTGGCTTCATTGCGCAGCTGGCGCGCAGGGGCCAGGCCGGCAAAACTCTAGAAGTCATTCAGAAACTTACTTCTACTCAACAGACCTCGGTGCTGTCGGCGCGTGATGCAGTGGCCGCGCTGGCTTCCCATGGGCATGTGGCGCGGACGCTGGCGCTTATTCAAAAGGTAAATCCCGCCCAGCAGACCACCATTTTGTCGGCGCATGACGCGATCTCGGGGCTGGTTAATAACGGCCAGGCCGCGCGAACCCTTTTGTTAATACAAAAACTCGATGCTGCTCAGCAGGGGAAGATTTTGTCGGGGCCCAATGCCGTCCTGCACCTGGCGCGCAATGGACAAGCCGCGGAGACGATTGCAATCATTGCGAACCTCGATGCCGATCAGCAGGCGCAAGTTTTGGTTGGCGCCGATGCTTTATCGGCGCTGGCGCACAATGGCCAAGCGGCACAGGCGATCGGAATAATGGAAAAACTCAATATCAGCCAGCAGGCGCAGATCTTGTCCATGGGGCGGTCAGTTGCGGAGCTGGCACGGACCACCGCCGCACGAACCCTAGCGTTGATCCGAACGCTCGACCCCGCCCAACAGACACAGGTTTTGGCAGCGCCCGGTGCTGTCTTGGGGTTGAGCAATAATGGTCAGGCAGCGGAGGTACTCGGGCTGATTGAGAAGCTCAGCACGGAGCAGCAGGCTACGGCCATGATGGCAGAGGGTGCTGTGCATGGCCTCGGTGCCCATGGCCAAGCGGCGCGGACTTTTGCCCTGTTCGAAAATCTCGATATCGAGCTGCAAACAAGAATTTTGACTACGGATGGTGCCGTCTCGGGGCTGGCCCATGAGGCGCAGGCGGCGCGCACGCTGGAGTTGATCGATTCCTTCGACCCAGAACAACAAGCGAAGATTTTTGCCACCAATGGCTCGGTTGCAGGGCTGGCGCGCGACGGCGAATCGGGGCGGGCTTTGGCACTTATCGAGACACTCGATCCGGATCAACAAACCCGAATATTGATGGCAGAGGGTGCCGTGTCGGCATTGGCTCGCGATGGCCAGGCGGCGCGGACCCTGACGTTGATCAAAGCGCTTGCCCCCACCCGGCAGACCAGAATCCTTTCCACCGTTGGGGTTGTACATGACCTGATCGACTGGGGGCAGCGTGAGCCAGTACTGGCACTGATTCAAAACCTTCATCCTGATTTGCGGACGAGGGTGCTCGCCGCCGCTTCCGATAGCCTGAAAAACAACGGCACTCAGTAACTGTTTATCTGTGCGTTGCCGCCGGGCGCCGGAGCAACGCGTAAAGCAGCGCGGTCAGCCAGCACAAAGCGAACATCACCCAATACAAGCCGGCGTAACTCTGGCTGCGATCGTAGATTGCGCCGGCCAAGACCGGGCCGAGCACGCTACCCCAAGTATAGAGAAAGCTCATGCTGCCGCGAATTTTGCCGAAGTTTTTTCGCCCGAAGAAATCGCCCACCGTGGCCCAGGTCACTGGGAACAGTCCTTCGAAGAGACTGAAAAGTGCCACCGCTACCCAGAGCTGCCACTCGTGGGTGCCTTGAAATAGGCAGTAGATCGCCACGCTGCCGAGCGCCATGGAGAAAGCCATCAGGCGTTGCTTGTCGATGCGATCGCCGAGCCAGCCCATGAGCAAATGGGTTGGCATGCCGAAGAAGGCGATGACGCCGAGATAAAACGCCGCCTGAGTTTGGCTGTAACCCTTCCAAACCAAGATCGGCACGAAATGCACGAGCACGCCGGCCGAACACACGGTGCGAAACGTGGTGGCGAAAGTCAGTAGCCAAAACTGGTGGGTGCGCAGTGTCTGAGCGAGCGACAACTCTTGCTCTGCAAATCTCGGTGCCTTGCTTCCAGTTGCATGTGCTTGATTCGGCGATGCTGCCGGTAAATCTCCGTCGGGCCGCAAGCCGATGCTTTCGGGGGAACGCCGAATCGTCAGCGCCAGCGGCAAGCCGCTGATCAGAAACACGATGCCGGCACCGATGGCGGCGGCGCGCCAGCCCCAGGTGTGGACGGCGTAGGCGAGAAACGGCGTGACCAGCGTGCCGCCCAAAGCGATGGAGCCACTGGTGAGCGACATGGCCAACGCGCGCTTGCGAATAAACCAAGTGTTGGCGATCGCCATGGTCGCGTCCATAAATCCCGCCTGGTACGACAGCGATATCACGCCCATGTAGACGATCATCAGAGCCGCAAAACTGTTGACGCCCGAGAGCATGACATAGCCGATGCCGGCGAGCACGACGGCGAATAGGATCACCGGACGCGGGCCGTAGCGATCGATGCAGTAGCCCGCCACCGGACCTTCCAGCGCGCCTTGGGCGCGTCCCAGGGAAAAAACCAGCGACGCCGCGGCGCGGCTGAGGTTGAGCTCTTGCGTCACCGGCAAGAAGAAAACGCTGAGCCCATAGGCGTGCAGTCCGCCGCCCAGCACGCGAATGATGCAGCTGGCGGCGATCATGCGCCAGCCGAAGTAGAGGTTGGCAAGTTTGGAGCGGATCAGATCAAGCATGTTCGGCTTGATATAGCATGCGCCAAGGTTGTCGTTGAAGGTGTCCTTGCGAAAAGAAAGTTAAGGCGATATTTCAGCGCTTGGGCGACCTAGCGAACGGAGGATCGAAGCTTATGTACTACGGAGCGCGCGGCGTCGTTGGTTTGGTAAAGCCAACCTATCGACCTGGTTCAATGGAGAGTTTCATCAAGCTGATGCCGGAGGGCGTCGGCTTTATTCCGGCCCATGCCGGCATTCGCGCCGGCAATGAGAAAGAGCTGCAAGAGGCGCTCACAGTGGCCGAAAAAAAAGTCGCGCGTTTGGCCGAGTTGGGCGCCGATGTGGTCATGATCATGGGCGCGCCGCCGACCATGGTGCGCGGCCATGGCGCCGACCGGGCGATCGCCGATTCGCTGACGAAGAAATACAAAATTCCTGTGACGGTCGCGACCATCGCCCAAGTCGACGCGTTTCGCGCCTTGGGAATGAAATCGCTGGTCGGCATCACCTATTTTCAAGGTGACATGAACGATCGTTTTGCCAAGTTTCTGCGCGACGACGGCTTTAACGTGAAGTCGATGACCGGCATCGAAGTGCCGTTCAAAGACGCCGGCAAGTTGTCGCCCGAAGCGATCTACGATTTTGCCAAGAAAAACTTCCTCGCCGCCGGGAAAGCTGACGGCATCTACATGCTCGGTGCCGGTTGGCATAATTTGCCGGTCATCGAGACACTGGAGAAAGACTTGAAGACCACTGTGTTGTCAAGCATTCCGGCGCAGGTGTGGGCGACGAAAAAAATTCTTCATTTGAATGAGCCGGTGCAGGGTTATGGGCGGTTGTTGGCGGAGATGCCATGAGGAAACGTTTCGGGTTTTGGGTTTCCGGTTTCGCGTTTTTCGGAATCGGTGTGCTGCTTGGTGTCTGTGCGACAGGTTATGCGCAGGATGTTAAAAAAGTTGCCGAAGCCGAAGGCAAGCTGGTATTTTACGCAGCGTTCAATGCCACCGATTCAAAGATTTTGATCGATGGCTTTCGCCAACTTTATCCTAAGATCGAAGGCTCGTTTTACCGCGCCACCGACGCGCAGTTGATGGAGCGCATTCTCACCGAAAACCGTGCCGGGCAGCCGCTCTGGGACGTGGTCATGAGCACGAGCTACTACGGCTACAATCTGAAGAAGCGCGGCTTGTTGGCGGTTTACGATTCGCCGGAGCGGAAATTCTATCGCGACGGCTACAAAGATCCGCAGGCGACCTGGACGTCGATCTACACTAACTACGGGGCGTTTGGCTACAACACGCGCAACGTGCCGCGGGCCAGTATTCCAAAGACGCACCAGGATTTGTTGAGGCCCGAATGGAAGGGCAACATCGGCCTGGACAGCCGCGCCTATGAATGGTTCGGCACTATGGTCAAAGCGATGGGCGACGAAAAGGGCATAGCCTATATGCGCGAGCTCTCCAAGCAAGTCGGTCTGCGCAATGGCCGGACGATTCTCGCGCAGCTAGTCGCTGCCGGTGAATACAAAGGCTCGCTCAGTACCTACTCGGCGCAATACGAGCAGTTGAAACCGCAGGGCGCGCCGGTGGATTGGATCTATCTCAATCCGGTCTTTGCCAATATCCATCCCGTCGGCATCGCCGCTAAGGCACCGCATCCCAATGCGGCACGGCTGTTTGTCGACTTCGTGCTGTCGAAGCGTGGCCAAGA contains:
- a CDS encoding MFS transporter — protein: MLDLIRSKLANLYFGWRMIAASCIIRVLGGGLHAYGLSVFFLPVTQELNLSRAAASLVFSLGRAQGALEGPVAGYCIDRYGPRPVILFAVVLAGIGYVMLSGVNSFAALMIVYMGVISLSYQAGFMDATMAIANTWFIRKRALAMSLTSGSIALGGTLVTPFLAYAVHTWGWRAAAIGAGIVFLISGLPLALTIRRSPESIGLRPDGDLPAASPNQAHATGSKAPRFAEQELSLAQTLRTHQFWLLTFATTFRTVCSAGVLVHFVPILVWKGYSQTQAAFYLGVIAFFGMPTHLLMGWLGDRIDKQRLMAFSMALGSVAIYCLFQGTHEWQLWVAVALFSLFEGLFPVTWATVGDFFGRKNFGKIRGSMSFLYTWGSVLGPVLAGAIYDRSQSYAGLYWVMFALCWLTALLYALLRRPAATHR
- a CDS encoding extracellular solute-binding protein; protein product: MRKRFGFWVSGFAFFGIGVLLGVCATGYAQDVKKVAEAEGKLVFYAAFNATDSKILIDGFRQLYPKIEGSFYRATDAQLMERILTENRAGQPLWDVVMSTSYYGYNLKKRGLLAVYDSPERKFYRDGYKDPQATWTSIYTNYGAFGYNTRNVPRASIPKTHQDLLRPEWKGNIGLDSRAYEWFGTMVKAMGDEKGIAYMRELSKQVGLRNGRTILAQLVAAGEYKGSLSTYSAQYEQLKPQGAPVDWIYLNPVFANIHPVGIAAKAPHPNAARLFVDFVLSKRGQELVRGMNRIPDRIDVPPEQPRYIEGIKPAFAPVEVLENFEGYAKQFHEIFGGR